One genomic segment of Bradyrhizobium prioriisuperbiae includes these proteins:
- a CDS encoding branched-chain amino acid ABC transporter permease — translation MSGGLFAVLATYLQVLVSGLAVGGIYALIALSFSITFTTTKTLNFSQGEFISFGAFVGVATLYFMSAHSGSTGIAGLTDRASAGFNYPVAALVVGCVTGVLGIAIFVAAVRPFAGKPGMSWVMSTIGFGIILQSIGLAVWGPAPVKLPSPFGDDVLRFAGVGVRPQELLVLAVAVAVMIALDLVMRRTRIGKAMRAVAHNPAVASLMGINVAAIMIGAFVLSSALAGLGGLLVAPIASASLFMGLGIALKAFSGAIMGGLDNPRGCIFGGFILGLLEQGIALWQAQWREIVIFVLIILVLAVWPNGLFGSRAMDKV, via the coding sequence GTGTCGGGAGGGCTATTCGCGGTGCTGGCGACCTATCTGCAGGTGTTGGTAAGCGGCCTTGCGGTCGGTGGCATCTACGCGCTCATCGCGCTGAGCTTCAGTATTACCTTCACCACCACCAAGACCCTCAATTTCTCGCAAGGCGAATTCATCAGTTTCGGCGCCTTTGTCGGGGTGGCGACGCTCTATTTCATGTCCGCACACAGCGGCAGCACCGGCATCGCAGGCCTGACCGATCGCGCGTCGGCCGGCTTCAATTATCCGGTTGCGGCGCTGGTGGTCGGCTGTGTCACCGGCGTGCTCGGGATCGCAATCTTCGTTGCCGCGGTCCGGCCGTTTGCCGGCAAGCCCGGCATGTCCTGGGTGATGAGCACCATCGGTTTCGGCATCATCCTGCAGAGCATTGGGCTTGCGGTCTGGGGGCCGGCACCGGTCAAGCTGCCGTCGCCGTTCGGCGACGACGTACTGCGGTTCGCCGGCGTTGGCGTGCGGCCGCAGGAACTGCTGGTGCTGGCGGTTGCGGTCGCGGTGATGATTGCGCTCGACCTGGTGATGCGGCGCACGCGCATCGGCAAGGCGATGCGGGCGGTGGCGCACAATCCGGCGGTGGCATCACTGATGGGCATCAATGTCGCCGCCATCATGATCGGCGCGTTCGTGTTGTCCAGTGCACTGGCCGGGCTCGGCGGCCTGCTGGTGGCACCGATTGCCTCAGCCTCGCTGTTCATGGGGCTCGGCATCGCGTTGAAGGCGTTTTCCGGCGCCATCATGGGCGGTCTCGACAATCCGCGTGGCTGCATCTTCGGCGGCTTTATCCTCGGGCTGTTGGAGCAGGGGATCGCGCTGTGGCAGGCACAGTGGCGGGAGATCGTGATCTTTGTCCTGATCATCCTGGTGCTTGCCGTCTGGCCCAATGGCCTGTTCGGTTCGCGCGCGATGGACAAGGTCTGA
- a CDS encoding ABC transporter substrate-binding protein: MTRIKTLSRRTFNQTALTGLLAASVAPLSAGRARADDIKIGFNGDLSASPSAQSGRAAVVGIQAAMEDLKGQGQTFSLVIRDDLSQPPKSIQNMSDLIDNEKVVAVFGPTNSGNALAWKQIPNQKKIPVMGCIGSATDITKPVSATADNYMFRVGSVDRTQVVALLAYAKKSPNAKKIGFLTETTGYGQGGLKDLQEIAALQGLNVVANEKFNVNDTDMTSQLGKLKAAGVDTALVWAQGTPIGQLMRSMEKIDYFPVVLTSWAADNLSFINASGPALAEKPIFLRTVSESRTPSQQKFFDRIRSKIDADSAFSFAVHGYDATMLLALAIKQAGTTDGSKVREALEDLKSPFEGHAKSYNKPFSKTEHDALTAADQRWTCWRGGKLAAFKDSIVDGLKPEDFKG, translated from the coding sequence ATGACACGCATCAAGACACTGAGCCGCCGAACCTTCAACCAGACTGCGCTGACCGGCCTGCTGGCCGCGTCCGTTGCCCCGCTCTCGGCCGGCCGGGCGCGGGCGGACGACATCAAGATCGGCTTCAACGGCGATTTGTCCGCGTCTCCTTCAGCGCAATCGGGGCGGGCCGCGGTGGTTGGCATCCAGGCGGCGATGGAAGACCTGAAGGGGCAAGGCCAGACCTTCTCGCTGGTCATTCGCGATGACCTGTCCCAGCCGCCGAAGTCGATCCAGAACATGTCGGACCTGATCGACAACGAGAAGGTGGTGGCCGTGTTTGGCCCCACCAATTCGGGCAATGCGCTGGCCTGGAAACAGATTCCGAACCAGAAGAAGATTCCGGTGATGGGCTGCATCGGTTCGGCCACCGACATCACCAAGCCGGTGAGCGCGACCGCGGACAACTACATGTTCCGCGTCGGCAGCGTGGACCGGACCCAGGTGGTGGCTCTGCTGGCTTATGCGAAGAAGAGCCCGAATGCCAAGAAGATCGGATTCCTGACCGAGACCACCGGCTATGGCCAGGGCGGTCTCAAGGATCTGCAGGAGATTGCTGCGCTGCAGGGCCTGAATGTGGTCGCCAACGAAAAGTTCAATGTCAACGACACCGATATGACCTCACAGCTCGGCAAGCTGAAGGCGGCGGGCGTCGACACCGCACTGGTCTGGGCGCAGGGCACCCCGATCGGGCAGTTGATGCGCAGCATGGAAAAGATCGACTATTTCCCGGTGGTGCTGACCAGCTGGGCCGCCGACAATCTCAGCTTCATCAACGCTTCGGGGCCGGCGCTGGCGGAAAAGCCGATCTTCCTGCGCACGGTCTCGGAATCGCGCACGCCGTCCCAGCAGAAGTTCTTCGATCGCATCAGGTCGAAGATCGACGCCGACTCCGCGTTTTCGTTCGCGGTGCACGGTTATGACGCCACCATGCTGCTGGCGCTGGCGATCAAGCAGGCGGGAACAACCGATGGGTCGAAAGTCCGCGAGGCTCTGGAAGATCTCAAGAGCCCGTTCGAAGGCCATGCCAAATCCTACAACAAGCCGTTCAGCAAGACGGAGCACGATGCCTTGACGGCGGCTGACCAGCGCTGGACCTGCTGGCGCGGCGGCAAGCTCGCGGCGTTCAAGGATTCGATCGTCGACGGCTTGAAGCCGGAAGACTTCAAGGGATAA
- a CDS encoding glucose 1-dehydrogenase, whose translation MLLQGRLALVTGAGQGNGAAIAVGLANEGADVIVTDIAGPSAEATASRIRSNGGKAWAFVLDVADSAACKTLASELTATIGDVSILVNNAGICPRHAIDSPELAKQWNAALDINLTGTLNVSVALLDVLRKTRGTIINIASIASFVSTATSVSYPVSKAGVKALTQSLAHELAKDGVRVNAIAPGTFATAMTEATRSNPERSERFLARIPMGRYGEPEELVGPVVFLASNMSSYVTGTTLVVDGGYLAL comes from the coding sequence ATGCTGCTGCAAGGACGACTAGCGCTGGTCACCGGCGCGGGACAGGGAAACGGCGCGGCAATTGCCGTCGGCCTCGCAAACGAAGGCGCTGACGTCATCGTGACCGACATCGCAGGCCCCTCCGCCGAGGCGACGGCCTCCCGCATTCGCAGCAACGGCGGCAAGGCGTGGGCGTTCGTACTAGATGTCGCCGACAGTGCCGCGTGCAAAACGCTCGCGTCCGAACTCACCGCAACCATCGGTGACGTCTCCATCCTGGTCAACAATGCGGGGATCTGTCCGCGGCATGCCATCGACAGTCCTGAGCTGGCGAAGCAATGGAATGCCGCACTCGATATCAATCTGACTGGCACGCTGAATGTGTCGGTGGCCCTGCTCGACGTCCTGCGCAAGACCCGGGGGACCATCATCAATATCGCCTCGATCGCATCCTTCGTGTCGACGGCGACCTCGGTCAGCTATCCGGTGTCGAAAGCCGGTGTGAAGGCACTGACCCAAAGCCTGGCGCATGAGCTCGCCAAGGATGGCGTGCGGGTCAACGCGATCGCGCCGGGCACGTTCGCGACCGCGATGACGGAAGCCACGCGCTCCAATCCCGAGCGCTCCGAGCGTTTTCTCGCCCGGATTCCGATGGGTCGCTATGGCGAGCCGGAAGAGCTGGTCGGCCCGGTGGTCTTCCTGGCATCAAACATGTCGAGTTATGTCACCGGCACGACCCTGGTGGTCGACGGCGGCTATCTCGCGCTGTGA
- a CDS encoding EthD family reductase — MIVRMGLLKKRADINTDQFRRHWREVHGPLAAKVPGLRAYHQNHVVDKTQLAIDHARGSWDLDGISELWFDDIDSMNSAIASDAYKAVAADSANCMAATSVIVAKQTDVVPHDRANATIKRMSILERKHGLTPDDFRHEWLDKHAAMVAKFPAIAGYSQNLVTQRGATPGIDSDDGDLAADGIVEMWFRNTEDLTAAFRSPAAEVSQRHALDFLQNITTFLVDVHVVV; from the coding sequence ATGATCGTTCGCATGGGGCTCCTGAAAAAGAGAGCCGATATCAACACCGACCAATTCCGCCGGCACTGGCGCGAGGTGCACGGCCCGCTTGCGGCCAAGGTGCCGGGACTGCGCGCCTATCACCAAAATCATGTCGTCGACAAAACCCAGCTTGCGATCGACCACGCCCGCGGCAGCTGGGATCTCGACGGCATCTCGGAGCTGTGGTTCGACGACATCGACAGCATGAACAGCGCCATTGCCTCGGATGCCTACAAGGCAGTTGCCGCGGATTCAGCGAATTGCATGGCCGCGACAAGTGTCATCGTCGCCAAACAGACCGACGTCGTGCCACACGACCGGGCCAATGCCACCATCAAACGCATGTCGATCCTGGAGCGCAAGCACGGCCTCACGCCGGACGATTTCCGCCATGAGTGGCTGGACAAGCATGCGGCCATGGTCGCGAAATTTCCAGCCATCGCCGGGTACAGCCAGAATCTGGTGACGCAACGCGGCGCGACGCCTGGCATCGACTCAGATGACGGCGATCTCGCCGCAGACGGCATTGTCGAGATGTGGTTCCGCAACACAGAGGACCTGACCGCAGCTTTCCGCTCGCCGGCGGCCGAGGTGTCGCAGCGGCACGCGCTGGACTTCCTGCAGAACATCACAACGTTTCTGGTGGATGTCCATGTCGTTGTCTGA
- a CDS encoding NADH:flavin oxidoreductase/NADH oxidase translates to MSLSDTSNADTPKLFSPLTQRDLTLSNRIVISPMCQHAADDGRATDWHLVHLGKFALGGAGLVFTESTAVSPHGRIGFADLGLWRDDQIAPLKRVVDFVQAQGVPIGVQLAHAGRKAGSQPLWDGGRAFTRDQLRFQDGSHWRRLGPSALSAGPGWSVPDALQSDEIATVVEQFGAATRRAQAAGFDAIELHFGHGYLIASFLSPISNQRTDGYGGDLRGRMRLACEVAQRVRAGWPDTKPLFCRISAVDGAEGGWSVDDSAALARELSRCGVDVIDVSSGGLTEETRKLTVPRGLGFQVDFARRIKQEAGVTTQAVGMIVDGNQAEQILQSGAADLIAIAREALNDPYWPRRAREDLLLPSDYSTWPKRHGIWLAKRDEQMGDILRERRDAVARQRHQTGHDKAGIDKGSN, encoded by the coding sequence ATGTCGTTGTCTGACACCAGCAACGCGGACACGCCAAAACTATTCTCGCCGCTGACGCAGCGCGATCTCACCTTGTCCAACCGCATCGTGATCTCGCCGATGTGCCAGCACGCAGCCGACGACGGCCGGGCGACCGACTGGCACCTGGTGCATCTCGGCAAGTTCGCGCTCGGCGGCGCCGGTCTTGTTTTTACCGAAAGCACCGCGGTGTCGCCGCATGGCCGTATCGGTTTCGCCGATCTCGGCCTGTGGCGCGACGACCAGATCGCTCCGCTCAAGCGGGTGGTCGATTTCGTCCAGGCGCAGGGTGTTCCGATCGGCGTGCAACTCGCCCATGCGGGACGCAAGGCCGGCTCGCAGCCGCTGTGGGATGGCGGGCGCGCCTTCACAAGGGATCAGTTGCGTTTCCAGGATGGATCGCACTGGCGCAGGTTAGGCCCCAGCGCCCTGTCCGCCGGTCCGGGATGGAGCGTACCCGACGCGCTCCAGAGCGACGAGATCGCCACCGTGGTCGAGCAATTCGGCGCTGCCACCCGGCGCGCGCAGGCCGCAGGCTTCGATGCCATCGAACTGCATTTCGGCCACGGCTATCTGATCGCGAGTTTTCTGTCGCCGATCTCCAACCAGCGCACCGACGGCTATGGCGGCGATCTTAGGGGGCGCATGCGATTGGCGTGCGAAGTGGCGCAGCGTGTCCGAGCGGGATGGCCTGACACCAAACCGCTGTTCTGCAGGATCTCCGCGGTCGACGGCGCGGAAGGCGGCTGGAGCGTCGACGACTCGGCTGCTCTCGCCCGCGAGTTGTCGCGCTGCGGCGTCGATGTGATCGACGTCTCCTCGGGCGGCCTCACGGAAGAAACCCGCAAGCTGACGGTGCCGCGCGGGCTCGGCTTCCAGGTCGACTTCGCGCGGCGCATCAAGCAGGAGGCCGGCGTGACCACCCAGGCGGTCGGCATGATCGTCGACGGCAACCAGGCCGAACAAATCCTGCAGTCTGGCGCCGCGGACCTGATCGCCATCGCCCGCGAGGCGCTCAACGATCCCTACTGGCCGCGGCGCGCGCGAGAAGATTTGCTGTTGCCGTCGGACTACAGCACATGGCCGAAACGCCACGGCATCTGGCTTGCCAAACGTGACGAGCAGATGGGCGACATCTTGCGCGAGCGACGCGACGCGGTCGCCCGGCAACGACATCAGACCGGCCACGACAAAGCCGGCATCGACAAAGGAAGCAATTGA
- a CDS encoding FAD-dependent oxidoreductase, with amino-acid sequence MAKTVTCDVLVVGSGAGGLATAVAAQARGLKVILAEKDKWVGGTTAVSGGFMWVPNNPISKADGIEDTVDAARTYLRHEAGNHFNAENVEAFLQQGPEAIDFFHSKTALQFEPASAFSDYHPDAPGGRPGGRSIKALPYRAQGLGKELNRLRPPLPELTFVGLMIGSGPELKHFFNVTRSLTSAVYVAGRLLSHARDLALYRRGMLLTNGNALAARLFRSALDLGVDVWTDAPVARLISENDTVTGAVVKTADGDVIVNTRRGVVLAAGGFPQDMPRRRSMFAHDRDNTGHHSPAPKTNTGDGLRLGEDVGAVAEKGYPNAAAWVPVSRVPRRDGSYGVFPHFIDRAKPGLIAVLPNGKRFVNEANSYHDFCQALFAANGTDTTAKAFLIVDKPFLTRFGLGFVKPFPVPVGPNIRSGYLRSGRTITELARAAGIDAAGLERTISEWNADMAKGEDRAFGKGSTSYNRFNGDPEFQPNPCLAPISTGPFYAVEVVVGDLGTFAGLRTDHHSRVIDDHGRPIPGLYAAGNDMASIMGGNYPGGGITLGPALTFGYIAAKHLAERDAEVKTAAA; translated from the coding sequence ATGGCGAAGACCGTAACCTGTGATGTTCTTGTTGTCGGCTCCGGCGCCGGGGGGCTGGCGACCGCGGTGGCGGCGCAGGCCCGCGGGCTCAAGGTCATCCTGGCCGAGAAAGACAAATGGGTCGGCGGCACCACGGCGGTGTCGGGCGGCTTCATGTGGGTGCCCAACAATCCGATTTCCAAGGCCGACGGCATCGAGGATACGGTCGATGCCGCTCGCACTTATTTGCGGCACGAGGCCGGCAATCATTTCAATGCCGAGAATGTGGAAGCTTTCCTGCAGCAGGGACCGGAAGCTATCGACTTCTTCCACAGCAAGACCGCGCTGCAGTTCGAGCCGGCGTCGGCATTCTCCGATTATCATCCGGATGCACCGGGCGGCCGCCCCGGCGGCCGATCAATCAAGGCTCTCCCCTATCGCGCCCAAGGCCTCGGCAAGGAACTGAACCGCCTGCGGCCGCCGCTGCCGGAACTGACCTTCGTCGGGCTGATGATCGGCTCCGGCCCCGAACTGAAGCATTTTTTCAATGTGACGCGTTCGCTGACGTCGGCGGTTTATGTCGCAGGTCGCCTGCTGTCGCACGCCCGCGACCTCGCGCTCTATCGGCGCGGCATGCTGCTGACCAACGGCAATGCGCTCGCGGCCCGGCTGTTTCGCAGCGCGCTCGATCTCGGCGTCGATGTCTGGACCGATGCGCCGGTGGCGCGCCTCATCAGCGAGAACGACACCGTGACCGGGGCCGTGGTGAAGACGGCAGACGGCGATGTGATCGTCAACACACGCCGCGGCGTGGTGCTCGCGGCCGGTGGCTTTCCGCAGGACATGCCACGACGGCGCAGCATGTTTGCCCATGACCGCGACAATACCGGGCATCATTCGCCGGCCCCCAAGACCAACACCGGTGACGGGCTGCGTCTCGGCGAGGACGTTGGCGCGGTGGCGGAAAAGGGTTATCCGAATGCGGCGGCCTGGGTACCGGTGTCACGGGTGCCGCGCCGGGATGGCAGCTACGGCGTGTTTCCGCACTTCATCGACCGCGCCAAGCCGGGGTTGATCGCCGTGCTCCCCAACGGCAAGCGCTTTGTCAACGAGGCCAATTCCTATCATGACTTCTGCCAGGCGCTGTTCGCGGCGAATGGCACCGACACGACGGCCAAAGCCTTCCTCATTGTCGACAAGCCATTCCTCACCCGCTTCGGCCTGGGATTCGTCAAGCCGTTTCCGGTGCCGGTCGGTCCCAACATCCGCTCCGGTTATCTCAGGAGCGGTCGCACCATCACCGAACTCGCCCGCGCCGCGGGCATCGATGCGGCCGGCCTGGAACGCACCATCTCGGAGTGGAATGCCGATATGGCCAAAGGTGAAGACCGCGCCTTCGGCAAGGGATCGACATCCTACAATCGCTTCAACGGCGATCCGGAGTTTCAGCCCAATCCATGCCTCGCGCCGATTTCCACCGGCCCGTTCTATGCGGTCGAGGTGGTGGTCGGCGATCTCGGCACCTTCGCCGGGCTGCGCACCGACCACCACAGCCGCGTGATCGACGACCATGGACGGCCGATTCCGGGCCTCTATGCCGCAGGCAACGACATGGCCAGCATCATGGGCGGCAATTACCCCGGCGGCGGCATTACGCTGGGCCCGGCGCTGACGTTCGGCTATATCGCCGCCAAGCATCTGGCCGAGCGCGATGCGGAGGTGAAGACGGCCGCGGCCTAG
- a CDS encoding DUF3750 domain-containing protein: protein MPTVRRLLILILLLVLAPISVSAASYWLGERRGNWQTADRSSAGLLPAPAQHPDAMIRVFAARTVSWRGIFAVHTWIVMKPENATRYSRYDYTAWGEPIRVNGFAADGRWFGALPETIIAIDGDRAAQLIPKLQQTIETYKFRRYGDYSAWPGPNSNTFVKAVLDTVPELNGVLPPTAIGKDYPYDDSWFGWTPSGTGFQVSLGGYLGLTVGWIEGVELNLFGAVLGFDLRRPALKLPGYGRLGLPQTCAC, encoded by the coding sequence ATCCCCACCGTGAGACGCCTTTTGATCCTGATCCTATTGCTGGTTCTCGCCCCGATCAGTGTGTCGGCGGCGTCCTATTGGCTGGGCGAACGCCGGGGCAACTGGCAGACCGCCGATCGATCGAGCGCAGGCCTGCTGCCCGCTCCGGCCCAACATCCCGATGCCATGATCCGCGTGTTTGCGGCGCGCACGGTGAGCTGGCGCGGCATCTTTGCCGTGCACACCTGGATCGTGATGAAGCCGGAGAACGCGACGCGCTACAGCCGATACGACTACACGGCCTGGGGCGAGCCGATTCGTGTCAACGGCTTCGCGGCCGATGGCCGCTGGTTCGGGGCGTTGCCCGAAACCATTATCGCCATAGATGGCGACCGGGCCGCGCAGCTGATCCCCAAGCTGCAACAGACCATCGAAACCTACAAATTTCGACGCTACGGCGATTACAGCGCCTGGCCGGGACCGAACTCCAACACCTTCGTCAAGGCGGTGCTCGACACCGTGCCGGAACTGAACGGCGTGCTACCGCCGACGGCGATCGGCAAAGACTATCCTTATGACGACTCGTGGTTCGGCTGGACGCCTTCGGGCACCGGCTTTCAGGTTTCACTCGGCGGCTATCTGGGCTTGACCGTCGGCTGGATCGAAGGCGTCGAACTCAATCTGTTCGGCGCGGTGCTAGGCTTCGACCTGCGCCGGCCGGCGTTGAAACTTCCGGGATACGGCCGGCTCGGCCTGCCGCAGACTTGCGCGTGCTGA
- the pip gene encoding prolyl aminopeptidase, translating into MPDAGDTNAGGRLSRQMLPVGEGHEIYFETVGNAEGVPAVYLHGGPGSGCQPDHRRLFDQQRVHAVLFDQRGAGLSRPKGSRDANTTAHLIADMEKIRTTLGFERWLVVGGSWGATLALAYAERHPERVLGLVLRATFLGTRAELEWAFLGGLRTLYPGLNDDFLSLLPPDERAQPLEAYWRRILDPDPAVHTPVARAWHDTERILSEHKPSRTRLDLDAIRTGTRPLPATPFMEAHYFRNQCFFSPGQLLAEADKLRGIRGIIVQGRYDLLCPPSTAHAMVKAWPDAELRIIESAGHSLYDPGITDAVTTAIADLVAAEIQRAS; encoded by the coding sequence ATGCCTGACGCCGGAGACACCAACGCGGGCGGCCGACTGAGCCGGCAGATGCTGCCGGTCGGTGAGGGACACGAGATTTATTTTGAGACCGTCGGCAATGCGGAGGGTGTTCCCGCCGTCTATCTGCATGGCGGACCCGGCAGCGGCTGCCAGCCCGATCATCGGCGGCTGTTCGACCAGCAGCGCGTTCATGCCGTGCTGTTCGACCAGCGCGGCGCCGGCCTCAGCCGTCCCAAGGGAAGCCGCGACGCCAACACCACGGCACACCTGATCGCCGACATGGAGAAGATTCGCACGACACTCGGCTTCGAACGCTGGCTGGTGGTCGGTGGCTCCTGGGGCGCGACCCTGGCGCTGGCCTATGCCGAGCGGCACCCGGAGCGGGTGCTTGGACTGGTGCTGCGCGCGACATTCCTCGGCACCCGCGCCGAGCTGGAATGGGCGTTCCTCGGCGGACTGCGCACGCTTTATCCCGGCCTCAACGACGATTTCCTGAGCCTGCTGCCGCCGGACGAACGGGCGCAGCCGCTCGAAGCCTATTGGCGCCGCATTCTCGATCCCGATCCCGCCGTACATACCCCAGTTGCGCGCGCCTGGCACGACACCGAACGCATCCTGTCGGAGCACAAGCCAAGCCGGACGCGGCTCGACCTCGACGCCATCCGGACCGGCACGCGCCCCCTGCCCGCAACGCCGTTCATGGAGGCTCACTACTTCCGCAATCAGTGCTTCTTCTCGCCGGGGCAATTGCTGGCGGAGGCCGACAAGTTGCGCGGCATCCGCGGCATCATCGTGCAGGGCCGTTACGACCTGCTTTGCCCGCCCTCGACAGCCCATGCCATGGTCAAGGCGTGGCCTGATGCCGAGCTGCGCATCATCGAGAGCGCCGGACATTCGCTGTACGATCCCGGCATCACGGATGCGGTAACAACGGCGATCGCCGATCTGGTCGCGGCCGAAATACAGCGAGCTAGTTGA
- a CDS encoding tripartite tricarboxylate transporter substrate binding protein, with protein MMRLRWIGVLTAMLMSGSAHADTWPSKLIKAVIPYGAGSAADVVPRVVFDRLSAEFGQPIVIENRAGAGGTIGSGVVARAEADGYTVLAQSSAHSIAPAIYPDLQYDPHKDFVSALMIGYSANVMIVPPSRPWKTIQDFLAAAKAKESTISFGSVGVGTATHISGEKFRLAAGFKATHIPYRGGSEVITDILGGRIDFYFCPLATALPLIREGQVRALLVSTAKRAAELPDIPTPVDIGFPDAESSIWFGVFLPSKTPRDIVEKFHTAGVKVLASPEMQKSLQKLAITPWPMTPAEIDDLVAREIKANVALIKAAGIN; from the coding sequence ATGATGCGCCTTCGATGGATTGGTGTTTTGACGGCCATGCTGATGTCCGGTTCAGCCCATGCTGACACCTGGCCATCCAAACTGATCAAGGCGGTGATTCCCTATGGCGCCGGCAGTGCCGCGGATGTCGTTCCCCGCGTTGTGTTTGATCGGCTCTCCGCCGAGTTCGGCCAGCCGATCGTGATCGAAAACCGTGCCGGGGCCGGCGGCACGATCGGCTCCGGTGTGGTCGCGCGCGCCGAGGCCGACGGCTATACCGTCCTTGCACAATCCTCCGCGCATTCCATTGCACCGGCGATCTACCCGGATCTGCAATACGATCCGCACAAGGATTTCGTGTCTGCGTTGATGATCGGATACAGCGCCAATGTGATGATCGTACCGCCGTCGCGCCCCTGGAAGACAATTCAGGATTTTCTGGCTGCGGCGAAAGCCAAAGAGTCCACGATTTCGTTCGGCTCGGTCGGCGTCGGGACGGCCACCCACATCAGCGGTGAAAAATTCCGGCTGGCTGCCGGCTTCAAGGCCACGCACATTCCGTATCGCGGCGGCTCCGAAGTCATCACGGACATTCTCGGCGGCCGGATCGATTTTTACTTCTGTCCGCTCGCGACAGCGCTTCCGTTGATCCGCGAGGGCCAGGTTCGGGCGCTGCTGGTGTCGACCGCAAAGCGTGCCGCGGAGCTGCCCGATATCCCGACACCGGTCGACATCGGCTTTCCCGATGCGGAGAGCTCGATCTGGTTCGGCGTCTTCCTGCCGTCCAAAACGCCGCGGGACATTGTCGAAAAATTCCATACCGCCGGCGTGAAGGTGCTGGCGAGCCCGGAGATGCAGAAGAGCCTGCAGAAGCTCGCGATCACGCCGTGGCCGATGACGCCCGCTGAGATCGACGACCTCGTGGCCCGGGAAATCAAGGCCAATGTGGCGCTGATCAAGGCTGCGGGGATCAACTAG